In the genome of Nocardiopsis composta, one region contains:
- a CDS encoding GNAT family N-acetyltransferase produces the protein MEPAPWPIRPITENEYPAFIRVLREALLSRRDPFDGERSAVTDVKRTLAAFDGDRIVGTTLVHALDMAMPGGRRRVAGVSAVGVWPTHRRRGLLTSLMRRQLSDIREAGESTAALFASEGGIYGRFGYGPAAPLAQVRIRPREAALRPDLPHDPALEVRFGALHELREAAAAAHEAAVPHRWGGFHLTEAWWQELLKDDEASRGGASALRAAVAERAGEPRGLVVYRTTQRWRDQGTADSRLAVVALHAADPAAAALLWRHVLERDLVSEVAAEMVPVDDPVFRLFTDPYQVECTVRDGLWLRLVDLRRALAERPYAAPVDTVLEVADRDCPWNAGRWRLRGGPEGAACDPTGAEPGVRLDTAHLASAYLGGHRLSEFADAGLVEERSPGAVAALDLALTPPRAPHCPVVF, from the coding sequence ATGGAACCAGCCCCGTGGCCGATCCGGCCGATCACCGAGAACGAGTACCCCGCCTTCATCCGCGTCCTCCGCGAGGCGCTGCTCTCCCGGCGCGACCCGTTCGACGGCGAGCGCTCCGCCGTCACCGACGTCAAGCGCACCCTCGCCGCCTTCGACGGCGACCGGATCGTCGGCACCACCCTGGTGCACGCCCTGGACATGGCCATGCCGGGCGGGCGGCGCCGGGTGGCCGGGGTCTCCGCGGTCGGGGTCTGGCCCACGCACCGCCGCCGCGGCCTGCTCACCTCGCTGATGCGCCGCCAGCTCTCCGACATCCGCGAGGCGGGCGAGAGCACCGCGGCGCTCTTCGCCAGCGAGGGCGGGATCTACGGCCGGTTCGGCTACGGCCCGGCGGCTCCCCTCGCCCAGGTGCGGATCCGCCCCCGGGAGGCGGCGCTCCGACCCGACCTGCCGCACGATCCCGCGCTGGAGGTCCGCTTCGGCGCGCTGCACGAGCTCCGCGAGGCGGCCGCCGCGGCGCACGAGGCGGCCGTCCCGCACCGCTGGGGCGGCTTCCACCTCACCGAGGCGTGGTGGCAGGAGCTGCTCAAGGACGACGAGGCGTCCCGCGGCGGCGCCTCCGCGCTGCGGGCCGCGGTGGCCGAGCGCGCCGGGGAGCCCCGGGGCCTGGTCGTGTACCGGACCACCCAGCGCTGGCGGGACCAGGGCACCGCCGACTCCCGGCTGGCCGTGGTGGCGCTGCACGCCGCCGACCCGGCCGCCGCCGCGCTGCTGTGGCGGCACGTCCTGGAGCGGGACCTGGTCAGCGAGGTGGCGGCCGAGATGGTACCGGTGGACGACCCGGTGTTCCGCCTGTTCACCGACCCCTACCAGGTGGAGTGCACGGTCCGGGACGGTCTCTGGCTCCGCCTGGTCGACCTGCGCCGGGCGCTGGCCGAGCGGCCCTACGCCGCCCCCGTCGACACGGTGCTGGAGGTCGCCGACCGGGACTGCCCGTGGAACGCCGGCCGCTGGCGGCTGCGCGGCGGACCGGAGGGCGCCGCCTGCGATCCGACCGGGGCCGAACCCGGCGTCCGGCTGGACACCGCGCACCTGGCCTCGGCCTACCTGGGCGGCCACCGGCTGTCGGAGTTCGCCGACGCCGGGCTGGTCGAGGAGCGCTCCCCCGGCGCCGTCGCCGCGCTCGACCTGGCGCTGACCCCGCCCCGGGCACCTCACTGCCCGGTGGTTTTCTAG
- a CDS encoding (2Fe-2S) ferredoxin domain-containing protein, which produces MVADPADQPCRLVVCRGCCCGTKKKVPGVDHKAQLARLSGLEDHEGRSVPVRVSKCLGICFKANVVVVQPSSKGRASGGRPVWLGDFARDKLVDELDDWIFEGGPGIAPLPAVLEEHVTSKDAKKPKKQKKAKKSKKEKKERKEKRKKKDGAAGKAGGAAGGMSKKAKKKAEKAGKK; this is translated from the coding sequence GTGGTCGCTGACCCGGCGGACCAGCCGTGCCGGCTGGTGGTGTGCCGCGGCTGCTGCTGCGGAACGAAGAAGAAGGTGCCCGGGGTGGACCACAAGGCCCAGCTGGCGCGGCTGAGCGGGCTGGAGGACCACGAGGGGCGCAGCGTCCCGGTGCGGGTCAGCAAGTGCTTGGGCATCTGCTTCAAGGCCAACGTCGTGGTGGTGCAGCCCTCCTCCAAGGGGCGGGCCTCCGGCGGCCGCCCGGTCTGGCTGGGCGACTTCGCCCGCGACAAGCTCGTCGACGAGCTGGACGACTGGATCTTCGAGGGCGGCCCGGGCATCGCCCCGCTGCCCGCGGTCCTGGAGGAGCACGTCACCTCCAAGGACGCCAAGAAGCCGAAGAAGCAGAAGAAGGCCAAGAAGTCGAAGAAGGAGAAGAAGGAGCGGAAGGAGAAGAGGAAGAAGAAGGACGGCGCCGCCGGGAAGGCCGGCGGTGCGGCCGGGGGCATGTCGAAGAAGGCGAAGAAGAAGGCCGAGAAGGCCGGGAAGAAGTGA
- a CDS encoding ribose-5-phosphate isomerase, translating into MRVYLGSDHAGFELKEHLVSWLKERGHEVVDAGPAVYDAVDDYPPFVLRAAEGVAADPGSLGVVIGGSGNGEQIAANKVKGVRAALAWSEDTAVLAREHNDANVIGIGARMHSTEEAVRLVELFLGTPYSGEERHSRRIGMLTDYERTGELPPLP; encoded by the coding sequence GTGCGAGTTTATCTTGGATCCGATCACGCAGGCTTCGAACTGAAGGAGCACCTCGTCTCCTGGCTCAAGGAGCGGGGGCACGAGGTCGTGGACGCCGGGCCGGCCGTCTACGACGCCGTCGACGACTACCCGCCCTTCGTGCTGCGCGCCGCCGAGGGCGTCGCCGCCGACCCGGGCTCCCTGGGCGTGGTGATCGGCGGCTCCGGCAACGGCGAGCAGATCGCCGCCAACAAGGTCAAGGGCGTCCGGGCCGCGCTGGCCTGGAGCGAGGACACCGCGGTCCTGGCCCGCGAGCACAACGACGCCAACGTGATCGGCATCGGTGCCCGCATGCACAGCACGGAGGAGGCGGTCCGCCTCGTCGAGCTCTTCCTCGGCACGCCCTACAGCGGCGAGGAGCGGCACAGCCGGCGCATCGGCATGCTCACCGACTACGAGCGGACCGGCGAGCTCCCGCCGCTGCCGTAG
- the mgtE gene encoding magnesium transporter → MAEEDNGVELNRLIEENDLTGIRLWLADHPPYRIADELARMDARTAIVPFRLLDKDRELEVFEELDPVHQQEILVGLRDSAFHELLEEMDPDDRARLIGEAPAKIATRALAGLSPAERKMTAALLGYPEESVGRYMTPETVILHRDLSVGRALEVVRAKSAEAETVYTLPVVADGRRFAGTVELSDLVRADDDTPLKDLVDVLVPRVRATEPAEDAARLMQEANLVALSVVDSEERFVGLLTFDDALELIEAADSEDIARQSGASPVAGHYVAASVFRLARARATWLLLLIVAATLTVNVMQAYEATLEQVTALALFVPMLTGTGGNVGSQSATAIVRALAVGEVRVRDLPGVAWKESRVGFLLGAMLACVALAIGSALVGVTIAAVVATSVICICIWAATIGSCMPLLARKAGVDPAVVSAPLVSTLVDATGLLIYFSIARMILHI, encoded by the coding sequence ATGGCCGAAGAAGACAACGGCGTAGAGCTCAACCGGCTGATCGAAGAGAACGACCTCACCGGTATCCGCCTATGGCTGGCCGACCATCCCCCCTACCGGATCGCCGACGAGCTGGCCCGGATGGACGCCCGCACCGCCATCGTGCCGTTCCGCCTCCTGGACAAGGACCGCGAGCTGGAGGTCTTCGAGGAGCTCGACCCGGTGCACCAGCAGGAGATCCTGGTCGGCCTGCGCGACTCGGCCTTCCACGAGCTGCTGGAGGAGATGGACCCCGACGACCGGGCCCGGCTGATCGGGGAGGCGCCGGCCAAGATCGCCACCCGGGCGCTGGCCGGGCTGAGCCCCGCCGAGCGGAAGATGACCGCGGCGCTGCTCGGCTACCCGGAGGAGTCCGTCGGCCGGTACATGACCCCGGAGACGGTGATCCTCCACCGCGACCTCAGCGTGGGCCGGGCACTGGAGGTGGTCCGGGCCAAGAGCGCCGAGGCCGAGACCGTCTACACGCTGCCGGTCGTCGCCGACGGCCGCCGGTTCGCCGGCACGGTGGAGCTCAGCGACCTGGTCCGGGCCGACGACGACACCCCGCTCAAGGACCTGGTGGACGTGCTGGTGCCCCGGGTGCGGGCCACCGAGCCGGCCGAGGACGCCGCCCGCCTCATGCAGGAGGCCAACCTGGTGGCGCTGTCGGTGGTGGACTCCGAGGAGCGCTTCGTCGGGCTGCTCACCTTCGACGACGCCCTGGAGCTGATCGAGGCGGCCGACTCCGAGGACATCGCCCGGCAGTCCGGTGCCAGCCCGGTCGCCGGCCACTACGTCGCCGCCTCGGTGTTCCGCCTCGCCCGGGCCCGGGCCACCTGGCTGCTGCTGCTGATCGTCGCCGCGACCCTGACGGTCAACGTGATGCAGGCCTACGAGGCCACCCTGGAGCAGGTCACCGCGCTGGCGCTGTTCGTGCCGATGCTCACCGGCACCGGCGGCAACGTCGGCTCGCAGTCGGCCACCGCGATCGTGCGCGCCCTGGCCGTCGGCGAGGTGCGGGTGCGCGACCTGCCAGGCGTGGCCTGGAAGGAGTCGCGGGTCGGCTTCCTGCTCGGGGCGATGCTGGCCTGCGTCGCGCTGGCGATCGGCTCGGCCCTGGTCGGGGTCACCATCGCGGCGGTGGTCGCCACCTCGGTCATCTGCATCTGCATCTGGGCGGCGACCATCGGCAGCTGCATGCCGCTGCTGGCCAGGAAGGCCGGGGTGGACCCGGCCGTGGTCTCGGCGCCGCTGGTGTCCACTCTGGTGGACGCCACCGGCCTGCTGATCTACTTCTCCATCGCCCGGATGATCCTGCACATCTGA
- a CDS encoding antitoxin, giving the protein MSGIGDAFEKVKKAAAENSEKVAEGIGKAAELAKEKTGGKHDDKIDKAGGAATEYLRKQAAKNRDENGGKDA; this is encoded by the coding sequence ATGTCCGGTATCGGGGACGCTTTCGAGAAGGTCAAGAAGGCCGCCGCGGAGAACAGCGAGAAGGTCGCGGAGGGGATCGGCAAGGCCGCGGAGCTCGCCAAGGAGAAGACCGGCGGCAAGCACGACGACAAGATCGACAAGGCCGGCGGGGCCGCGACCGAGTACCTGCGCAAGCAGGCGGCCAAGAACCGCGATGAGAACGGCGGTAAGGACGCTTAG
- a CDS encoding aldehyde dehydrogenase family protein, which produces MRSLYIDGAWAPSASADSLDVVNPATEEVIDTVPAGDPADVDRAVAAARAAFPAWSALPVQERRAALGKALALFSERAPDIAAAMAADMGAPLKFAAKVQAGLPLLMFSTYLDLADEVGERYFTGEEVGSSVVVREPYGVVGAITPWNYPLHQIVLKVVPALLAGNTVVLKPTEVAPLGAYAFAEVLHDAGLPAGVFNMVSGLGPVVGEAIAAHPDVDMVSFTGSGRAGKRITEVAAATVKKVALELGGKSPNVILDDADLEAAVKAGVADVMRNTGQSCNALTRMLVPRDRYDEAVGLAARAAEKYAPGDPMQESTRMGPLVSAQQLERVRGYIEAGVAEGARLVTGGAEPPEGADRGYYVRPTVFADVRNDMRIAQEEIFGPVLAVIPYEDEEDAVAIANDTVYGLAAAVWSGDPDRAMAVARRLRAGQVAVNGGGVNPRVPFGGYKQSGVGREWGLHGLDEFCEVKAIQR; this is translated from the coding sequence ATGCGTTCCCTCTACATCGACGGCGCCTGGGCGCCGTCCGCCTCCGCCGACTCCCTCGACGTCGTCAACCCGGCCACCGAAGAGGTCATCGACACCGTGCCGGCCGGCGACCCGGCCGACGTGGACCGCGCGGTCGCCGCGGCGCGGGCCGCCTTCCCCGCCTGGTCGGCGCTGCCGGTGCAGGAGCGCCGCGCCGCGCTCGGCAAGGCGCTGGCCCTGTTCTCCGAGCGCGCCCCGGACATCGCCGCCGCGATGGCCGCGGACATGGGCGCGCCGCTGAAGTTCGCCGCCAAGGTCCAGGCCGGCCTGCCGCTGCTGATGTTCTCCACCTACCTGGACCTGGCCGACGAGGTCGGCGAGCGGTACTTCACCGGCGAGGAGGTCGGCTCCTCGGTCGTGGTGCGCGAGCCCTACGGCGTGGTCGGCGCGATCACCCCGTGGAACTACCCGCTGCACCAGATCGTGCTCAAGGTCGTCCCGGCGCTGCTGGCCGGCAACACCGTGGTGCTCAAGCCCACCGAGGTCGCCCCGCTGGGCGCCTACGCCTTCGCCGAGGTGCTGCACGACGCGGGCCTGCCCGCCGGGGTGTTCAACATGGTCTCCGGCCTGGGGCCGGTGGTCGGCGAGGCGATCGCCGCCCACCCCGACGTCGACATGGTCTCCTTCACCGGCTCGGGCCGGGCCGGCAAGCGGATCACCGAGGTGGCCGCCGCCACCGTCAAGAAGGTCGCGCTGGAGCTCGGCGGCAAGTCGCCCAACGTCATCCTGGACGACGCCGACCTGGAGGCCGCGGTCAAGGCCGGGGTCGCCGACGTGATGCGCAACACCGGGCAGAGCTGCAACGCCCTCACCCGCATGCTGGTGCCCCGGGACAGGTACGACGAGGCGGTCGGGCTCGCGGCCCGCGCCGCGGAGAAGTACGCCCCCGGCGACCCGATGCAGGAGTCCACCCGGATGGGCCCGCTGGTCTCCGCCCAGCAGCTGGAGCGGGTCCGCGGCTACATCGAGGCCGGGGTGGCCGAGGGGGCCCGTCTGGTCACCGGCGGCGCGGAGCCGCCCGAGGGCGCGGACCGCGGCTACTACGTCCGGCCCACCGTCTTCGCCGACGTCCGCAACGACATGCGCATCGCCCAGGAGGAGATCTTCGGCCCGGTGCTCGCGGTCATCCCCTACGAGGACGAGGAGGACGCCGTCGCGATCGCCAACGACACCGTCTACGGGCTGGCCGCGGCGGTGTGGTCCGGCGACCCGGACCGGGCGATGGCGGTCGCCCGCCGGCTCCGCGCCGGGCAGGTCGCGGTCAACGGCGGCGGGGTCAACCCGCGGGTGCCGTTCGGCGGCTACAAGCAGTCCGGGGTCGGCCGCGAGTGGGGCCTGCACGGACTGGACGAGTTCTGCGAGGTCAAGGCCATTCAGCGGTAG
- a CDS encoding PP2C family protein-serine/threonine phosphatase: MNASPTAKISRRLRSLWQRGVAFLRRKVLFRYRLVLITLVLLAVGIGVGAVWGPAGWFPPSAVILTVLAGGLLLKRKSLAFLLAVVASVLLFTAFALDFGQVGPGLLVTIGVTAVLAYLLSGVRERLGVQGLSGEKMLLELRDRLRTQGRLPELPGGWGATAVLRQAGGSSFGGDFVVSRLHRDRLDLAVVDVSGKGVDAGTRALLLSGAFSGMLSAVPSDEFLAYCNDHLIRTAEGEGFVTAVHLSLDLGTGAYRITSAGHPPAVQFDNGAGQWSSNEAKGVVLGVIPEMTYTPVEGRLRPGDALMLYTDGLIERPGEDLDAGVDRLLGAAEGLVAEGFEKGARRVVDTLAQGESDDTALVVIWRS, translated from the coding sequence ATGAACGCCTCGCCCACCGCCAAGATCAGCCGCCGCCTGCGGTCGCTCTGGCAGCGCGGTGTCGCCTTCCTGCGCCGCAAGGTGCTCTTCCGCTACCGCCTCGTCCTGATCACCCTGGTGCTGCTCGCGGTGGGCATCGGCGTGGGCGCGGTGTGGGGCCCGGCGGGCTGGTTCCCGCCCAGTGCGGTGATCCTCACCGTGCTGGCCGGCGGGCTGCTGCTCAAACGCAAGAGCCTGGCGTTCCTGCTCGCCGTGGTCGCCTCGGTGCTGCTGTTCACCGCCTTCGCGCTGGACTTCGGCCAGGTCGGCCCGGGCCTGCTGGTCACCATCGGGGTGACCGCGGTCCTCGCCTACCTGCTGTCCGGGGTGCGCGAGCGGCTCGGCGTGCAGGGGCTGAGCGGCGAGAAGATGCTCCTCGAACTGCGCGACCGGCTGCGCACCCAGGGCCGGCTGCCCGAACTGCCGGGCGGCTGGGGCGCCACCGCCGTCCTCCGCCAGGCCGGCGGCTCCTCCTTCGGCGGCGACTTCGTCGTCTCCCGGCTGCACCGGGACCGCCTCGACCTGGCCGTGGTCGACGTCTCCGGCAAGGGCGTGGACGCCGGCACCCGCGCGCTGCTGCTCTCCGGCGCCTTCAGCGGCATGCTCAGCGCGGTCCCCTCCGACGAGTTCCTCGCCTACTGCAACGACCACCTCATCCGCACGGCCGAAGGTGAGGGCTTCGTCACAGCCGTGCACCTCAGCCTCGACCTGGGAACCGGCGCCTACCGGATCACCTCGGCCGGCCACCCCCCGGCCGTCCAGTTCGACAACGGCGCAGGTCAGTGGTCCAGCAACGAGGCCAAGGGGGTGGTGCTCGGGGTGATCCCGGAGATGACCTACACCCCGGTGGAGGGGCGGCTGCGCCCCGGCGACGCGCTGATGCTCTACACCGACGGCCTGATCGAGCGGCCCGGCGAGGACCTGGACGCCGGGGTGGACCGGCTGCTCGGAGCGGCCGAAGGCCTGGTCGCGGAGGGGTTCGAGAAGGGCGCCCGGCGGGTCGTGGACACCCTCGCCCAGGGGGAGAGCGACGACACCGCCCTGGTGGTGATCTGGCGCTCCTGA
- a CDS encoding ABC transporter ATP-binding protein, which yields MQSGGTDVETVIEADRVDLVRSGKTLLDQVSMVVRPGEHWALLGPNGAGKTTLLGILGARRHPTRGSVRVLGGTLGRVDLRELRAHIGHVDPRHDLRSALPGRDVVLTGATGSIEIPPRWRPTGAQRERAATLMEVLGVADHADAPWTTLSQGERGRILIARALMPEPRLLLMDEPATGLDVAARERLLSAVDRLRRAHPEMATVLVTHHLEELPASTTHALLLRAGQVVAAGPAAEVVASKPVSACFDHPIDIERSSGRWHARAAAADVAGLEG from the coding sequence GTGCAGAGCGGTGGTACGGACGTCGAGACCGTCATCGAAGCCGACCGGGTGGACCTGGTCCGCTCCGGCAAGACCCTCCTCGACCAGGTCAGCATGGTGGTCCGGCCGGGCGAGCACTGGGCGCTGCTCGGCCCCAACGGCGCCGGCAAGACGACGCTGCTCGGCATCCTCGGCGCGCGGCGCCACCCCACCCGCGGTTCGGTGCGGGTGCTGGGCGGCACACTCGGCCGGGTCGACCTGCGCGAGCTGCGCGCGCACATCGGGCACGTGGACCCCCGGCACGACCTGCGCTCCGCACTGCCCGGCCGGGACGTGGTGCTCACCGGCGCCACCGGCAGCATCGAGATCCCGCCGCGCTGGCGGCCCACCGGTGCCCAGCGCGAGCGCGCCGCGACGCTGATGGAGGTGCTGGGCGTCGCCGACCACGCGGACGCCCCGTGGACCACGCTCTCCCAGGGCGAGCGGGGCCGGATCCTGATCGCCCGCGCCCTGATGCCCGAGCCCCGGCTGCTGCTCATGGACGAGCCGGCCACCGGGCTGGACGTGGCGGCCCGGGAGCGGCTGCTGTCGGCCGTCGACCGGCTCCGCCGCGCCCACCCGGAGATGGCGACCGTGCTGGTCACCCACCATCTGGAGGAGCTGCCGGCCTCCACCACGCACGCGCTGCTGCTGCGCGCCGGGCAGGTGGTCGCGGCCGGCCCGGCCGCCGAGGTGGTCGCCTCCAAACCGGTCTCGGCCTGCTTCGACCACCCGATCGACATCGAGCGGTCCAGCGGCCGCTGGCACGCCCGCGCCGCGGCCGCCGACGTGGCCGGCCTGGAGGGCTGA